Proteins from one Victivallis lenta genomic window:
- a CDS encoding M48 family metalloprotease, protein MILEEINRKDWERYEQIAVFRQKHPHLHLAGLWFLILLSFGMAFLVIGGIVWIMLRVCAAPGTGIVLLVNAVFTITFYLAALRDRPWKQMMKLEPRDYPELYRKVNWIACRMKAPKIHRIYLSVEFNASVGSMFTFVPGLRTNVLMIGYPLLCSLSSKGVIAVLAHEFGHVSGGHLSRQALFFHIRLFWEGLELGLFDLLLYPWKRCFLRNFDLLLHPLRRSFEQEADRRIVEYFGRDHQLEAMARTAMCSRIIAGDRTLQQLMMTHSAEEIDFAAAIRSALTRECSYDECRNGLTAALAEIPPVFDEHPPFRERVGKYNDAEKLMPYATADPDALEKLLHPGKVFYEQLNDYYRRFFAEEISALHADCEEYAARLAAFDPEAVNDEPEAIRFLEFLESIGRKKEYEQLLAAARKRFPGSLSLRGLSLVRQLEQSGTEEGQKTLIAQMETILSEAPLMIYQLNDPLMNYYLRHGENESIKRLLDLRDSGLRREQHRLMQPLSVRDDLRPAGWNDYEKEELRKAFANNALQIEAVYPVQRYYDSNVQVSTLFLVIRKRRMPYRSFRFQRSDQDLISDYEVLDGEVVIGTPELLAHLDSRRIEPVLIPLRSQGMSEKKRQPEPGA, encoded by the coding sequence GTGATTCTGGAAGAGATCAACCGGAAAGATTGGGAGAGATACGAGCAGATCGCGGTTTTCCGGCAGAAACACCCGCATCTGCATCTGGCCGGATTGTGGTTTCTGATTCTCCTCTCCTTCGGCATGGCGTTTCTGGTGATCGGAGGGATCGTCTGGATCATGCTGCGCGTCTGCGCCGCGCCGGGCACGGGGATAGTCCTGCTGGTCAATGCCGTTTTTACAATCACATTCTATCTCGCCGCATTGCGCGACCGGCCGTGGAAACAGATGATGAAACTCGAACCGCGCGATTATCCGGAACTGTATCGGAAAGTCAACTGGATCGCCTGCCGGATGAAAGCTCCGAAGATTCACCGCATCTACCTTTCGGTCGAATTCAACGCGAGCGTCGGAAGCATGTTCACCTTCGTCCCCGGACTGCGGACCAACGTGCTGATGATCGGCTACCCGCTGCTCTGTTCTCTGAGTTCCAAAGGAGTGATTGCGGTTCTGGCGCATGAATTCGGGCATGTCTCCGGCGGCCATCTTTCGCGGCAGGCTCTGTTTTTTCATATCCGCCTCTTCTGGGAAGGGCTTGAACTGGGGCTTTTCGATCTGCTGCTCTACCCGTGGAAACGCTGTTTCCTGCGGAATTTCGATCTGCTGCTCCACCCGCTTCGCCGTTCGTTCGAGCAGGAGGCCGACCGGCGGATCGTCGAGTATTTCGGCCGGGATCATCAACTTGAGGCGATGGCCCGGACGGCGATGTGCAGCCGGATAATCGCCGGAGACAGAACGCTTCAACAGCTCATGATGACGCACAGCGCGGAAGAGATCGATTTTGCTGCCGCCATCCGTTCGGCACTGACCCGGGAATGCTCTTATGATGAGTGCCGGAACGGCCTGACAGCCGCCCTGGCGGAAATACCGCCGGTTTTCGACGAGCATCCGCCGTTCCGGGAGCGGGTCGGGAAATATAACGACGCAGAAAAACTTATGCCGTACGCGACAGCCGATCCGGATGCACTTGAGAAACTGCTGCATCCCGGCAAAGTGTTTTACGAACAGCTCAACGATTATTACCGCCGTTTTTTTGCGGAAGAAATTTCGGCACTTCATGCCGATTGCGAAGAATACGCCGCCCGTCTTGCGGCTTTTGATCCCGAAGCGGTCAATGATGAACCGGAGGCGATCAGATTTCTCGAATTTCTGGAATCAATCGGCCGGAAAAAGGAGTATGAACAGCTTCTGGCCGCCGCGCGAAAGCGTTTCCCCGGCTCCCTGTCGCTCCGCGGCCTTTCCCTGGTCAGGCAGCTCGAACAAAGCGGAACGGAAGAGGGACAAAAAACGTTGATCGCCCAGATGGAAACGATCCTTTCCGAAGCGCCGCTGATGATTTACCAACTCAACGATCCGCTGATGAACTACTATTTGAGGCATGGAGAAAATGAATCCATCAAGCGGCTGCTGGATTTGCGCGACTCCGGGCTGCGCCGCGAGCAGCATCGCCTGATGCAGCCGCTGAGTGTGCGGGACGATTTGCGGCCGGCCGGCTGGAATGATTATGAAAAGGAAGAATTAAGAAAAGCATTTGCGAACAATGCGCTCCAGATCGAGGCGGTTTACCCGGTGCAGCGGTATTACGACTCGAATGTGCAGGTTTCCACCCTCTTTCTGGTCATTCGCAAACGCAGGATGCCGTACAGGAGCTTTCGCTTTCAACGTTCCGACCAGGACCTCATCTCGGATTACGAAGTTCTGGACGGAGAGGTCGTAATCGGTACTCCAGAGCTGCTGGCGCATCTGGATTCCCGGCGGATTGAGCCGGTTCTCATCCCGCTGCGGTCCCAAGGCATGAGCGAAAAAAAACGGCAGCCAGAGCCAGGAGCATAG
- a CDS encoding thermonuclease family protein: protein MLLLLFGILLLAGCATHPQTQDKLYPDVKVSRLLRVIDGDTFACDIDEHSAIAGKNISIRLRGINTPELRSKDPEERLSAIFEKQRLSDLLTNAHVIELRNIDRDKYFRIGADVYIDGEPLLPKLNQQYLTGGK, encoded by the coding sequence ATGCTGCTTCTGCTGTTCGGAATTCTGCTGCTGGCCGGATGTGCCACTCATCCGCAGACACAGGATAAACTTTATCCCGACGTCAAAGTATCTCGCCTCCTGCGTGTCATTGACGGCGACACTTTCGCCTGTGACATCGACGAACATTCGGCCATTGCCGGAAAGAATATCTCCATTCGTCTCCGGGGAATCAACACTCCCGAACTGCGAAGCAAAGACCCGGAAGAGCGCCTGTCTGCCATCTTCGAAAAACAACGTCTTTCAGACTTACTGACCAATGCCCATGTTATCGAACTCCGAAACATCGACCGGGACAAATATTTCCGAATCGGCGCCGATGTCTATATCGACGGCGAACCGCTTCTGCCGAAACTCAATCAACAATATCTGACCGGAGGGAAATAG